DNA sequence from the Poecile atricapillus isolate bPoeAtr1 chromosome 12, bPoeAtr1.hap1, whole genome shotgun sequence genome:
ACCCAGCCACACAGCCAGCCAGCCCCGGCGGCTGTGCCCACTCCCACGGCCGCAGCCGCTTCCCTCCCCTGTTCGCTCTCTCCATCCCAGAAATCCGGTGCCACGTGCTGCCAGCGGTGCTGCGGGGCTCCTACGTGTGCTCGGCGGGTGTGCAGATGGATTCCCGATGTGACTACACCTGCCTGCCCGGCTACCAGCTGGAGGGGGACCGGAGCCGTGTCTGCATGGAGGATGGCCGCTGGAGCGGGAGCGAGCCAGTCTGTGTAGGTAAATTCTCACCCCACGCTGCTGGGGCACGCAGGGGCCCGTCACCCACAACTGGGGTGTCTGCAGGTGTCACCCCACATCCAACCCGGACATTTCCTGCGCCTCCCTCCCTTggcagcctgtccctgctgctccccgcAGTGCCATTAGCCCTGGAGCACAGGCaccagcccggggctggggcacTCAGCGCCGGATTTACAGCATGTCCGGGGAGCTCCGGGGTCCCTGCGGTGGTTCAGCACCGGGCCTCGCTCTCACAGCTCAGCCAAGGCATCCACAGGTTCCGTGaatccctctcctccctctggGCAGATCTGGAGCCTCCCAAGATCCGCTGTCCAGACTCCCGGGAGCGCATAGCAGAGCCGGGCAAGCTGACTGCCACCGTCTACTGGGACCCTCCCCGCGTCAGGGACTCTGCTGACGGTGTCATCAAGAGGTGAGGGCAGAGCAGGCGCtgccagccagggctggaggccGTGCCGGTGGCCCTGCCCGGGATGCTGATGGAGAATGCCGTCTGTCGGGTCAGGGTGATGCTGCGGGGCCCGGAGCCCGGCTCCGAATTCCCCGAGGGAGAGCATGTGATCCGCTACACCGCCTACGACCAGGCTTACAACCGAGCCAGCTGCAAGTTCAGCATCCGCGTCCAGGGTGAGCGGGCTCCCGTGGGGCCGCTCGCTGCTGCCCGCAGCTCCACAGCCACGGCCGGGGCtgtgccccagcacccccagccctcagcCCGCTCCCCTCTCTGCAGTGAGGCGCTGCCCCGTCCTGAAGCCGCCGCAGAACGGGTACATCTCCTGCACCTCCGACGGCAACAACTACGGTGCCACCTGCGAGTACCTGTGCGATGGGGGCTACGAGCGCCAGGGCACCTCCCTGCGGGTGTGCCAGTCCACCCAGCAGTGGACGGGCTCCCAGCCCCTGTGTGCTCGTAAGTGCtgcgggcagggcagggcttgcCCGTGGCCGTGCCCAGAGCTCGGGGGGACGCTGCCTGATGGGTCAGAGGGGTGATGGGGGGCACGGTGGCACCTCCCCACACGCCTGTGTCTTGCCGCAGCCATGCAGATCAACACAGATGTGAGCTCGGCCGCCAGCCTGCTGGATCAGTTCCACGAGAAACGCCGGCTCTTTGTCATCTCGGCCCCGGACCCCTCTAACCGCTACTACAAGATGCAGATCTCcatgctgcaggtgaggagaccttcctgctgccccctccccacctccagcaccccctcactgtcccccccGTCCGCAGCAAGCTGCCTGTGGCCTGGACCTGCGCCACATCAccaccgtggagctgctggggcagcccccGCACGAGGTGGGACGGATCCGGGAGCACCGGCTGTCCCTGGGCATCATCGAGGAGCTCAGGTAGCGGAGATGGGGCTGCCCTGCAGAGCCGGGCGGCTGTtccaggggacagggaatgggaatgccTCTGGGAATGGCAGAGCATGAGGCTGCAGCTGGGTTGATGAGGAGCCCCTTTCTGCTGCACCGGAGGGGCTGGTGCAATGGGGGAGCCCCCTGCAAGTGTCACCAGAGCTTCCCAGAGCCCGCAGCCCCAGGAAGAGGTGGGAGCCCCTATTCCAGGAGGATCTGAGCATGTTGCAAGAGGTGGGCAGGCTCAGCCCTCAGAGCGAGCCCCCCTTGCACCTGCAGGCGCTTCCTGCACCTCACACGCTCCCATTTCAACGcggtgctgctggacaaggcgGGCACGGACCGCGAGCGCTACATCTCCCCGGTCAGCCCCGACGAGCTCTTCGTCTTCATCGACACCTACCTGCTGAGCGAGCGTGAGGCGGCCAGGCGGGCACAGAGCGGGGACCCCTGCGAGTGAGCCAGCCCCGGGGAGACCCCCGGCCTGCCCCGAAGGGATGGACCTTCCCTTGCTGCTTTTCTAGTCGCCACCgtagaggaggagcaggggggcCAAGGAGCTCCGGGGCAGGGGAGCCCCTCTCTGGCCGTTGTGGCACACAGAGGTGAGCCAGGAGCGTGTGccagcagtgtcccctctgcccagcagccaggagctgtttCCAGCTGGGGATGGTTCAGGACCCTGGCAGGAGACACTGGAGTGTCCCTGCTCAGAtcccagggcagagggagaCGGGGGAgagtggcagggcagggagggcaggccGGCCAGCAGTGTGACAGCCTCTAACACAGCAGCTTCAGCCTCCCCACGGCTCACCCTGGCCACAACCTGGACCCGATGCCTCCCACTCTGAAAGCCCTTATTAAAAAGCAAATGGCCCCACGCTCAGCAGAGCCCACAGCAGCCAGCCAGCGCCCAGTCCCCCCTCCAGTGACCCTGCCACTGCCTCCCTCTCCCACCACCCACGGGGAACCCTTTCTAGGAGCTGCTTTGGCAGTAGAATATTaacttgaaataaataaatttgtataAAAAGTCAGTGCTAGCACATGTGTCACTGAGAGGCCTGGGAAACAAATGTTTCCTGGAGACCACAATCCTCAACCCTCCCAGGCTGACCCCACACAGTTCCATCCATCCAGTgccacagctggggctgggctgtgtagGGGGAAGAGGGTGGAAAGGAGAGAGCAGACCATGGAACAGGGTGGTAGGAAAAAGaatgggaagaaataaaaacacaatgacatttcaaagcattttgcCTGGGGGAGAAGAAGGGAGGGTCCACAGGGACTCCCGTTCAGCCTGAAATTTGGTACAAGGCTTATGACAAGAGAAAAACCCTTTTAATGAAGCTAAACCAAGAAGACTTTCTGCCCAAGCCTGTTTAGAGAAGGTCATGTTTATTAAAGTGTAAGTAAAAAGAAATCACGGTGCGTATTTGGCAGGCTGTGCACAAGTGTGGCTCCCGACAGCGGTGCCAGTGCTGGTGCCACAGCCTACAGCCTCAGCTTGGCCATGCTGGAGCGGAGCTGGAGCGTCCCCTCTGCCCAGGAGCCCGGGTACTGGCACATCTTCTGCCACAGGTTCAGCTCCTCGCCCGTGGAGTCCATCCAGTCCACAGCCTGCCCATTGCTCATGCCTGGGGAAAAGgatgggatcagtcactgctggagcagcctcctgccctcagcacagcagccccagcgaggctgctgctgctgctgctgcccagagctcGGTGGGCTCCTCACCATTGCCCACCCCCAGACGGACACCCCCGAGGAAATCGTTGCTGGACAGCGGCTCCCGGTCCCAGACCGTCAGCTCCAGGCAGATGTGCTGCAGGTCCTCGGGGTTCACACCGTTGTAGACAAAGGTGTGGTTGTAATGAGGGTTCAGGGTCTTCTTCACCACAGGCGTCTTCCTCTTGGAGGCTTTGTTTTTGTGTGGCAGGAGGTAGCTGGGGGAAGCAGCCCCTTGGGTTAGCAGGACACGGGCACCAGCTCGGGGGGCTGGGGCACCTCAGCACCCAGGACCTGGCCTGGAGCCAcccttcctgcctttcctggcacagctcagggagAGGGACCATGACACCCTGCAAGGGTTCCTTCTCCAGGTCCCCCAGCAGCTTTGGGAATACAGCCGGGGAGGACAGTGCCCTCATcacccctgccccagcaccctcaCTCACCCCTTAACAAAGCTGTCTGAGGTCCCCCCTGACTTGGCTGCTGTGAGGTTCTTGGCTTCCTTGATCCAGACCTGGAGCTCACCACCTTCCCCTGTTTTGCCTAGGAAAAACCCAGCAcagtagaaattaatttaatttttaccaCTGCAAACTGtagctcctgcagggctgcacacTGATCCTGGAGCTTCAGCACCTACctttcctgccattcccagccccaggatgCTTGGCAGATGGGATGTACTTCATGGAGACAACCAGCTCCCCCTTGTACTGGTGAAGACCAGCAGCATCTGCCCCAACCTGCACAGAGGTGAGAATTACCAAGCACTGCAGAGAAGCCATGGCACACACAGTGACAGCCTGGTGTGCAGCACCTCCTCAGGCTGGGACAAAGGACTTGGCTTCTTCTAGATGTGGCTGAGCTGGCACAAGTGCCTGCAAACTCTCCCCAGCATGACCAGTGGAGCCCAGCTCCTTTGGGATCTCATTTTGGCCCAACCACCTGacaaggaggagggaaggaggagggaagcTAGGTTCAAGGCAGAAGATCTGCCTGCCCTTTTTTACTGCAACAGCACTGCTGTCTGCATCTGGGGTTTTCATATCTCCAGACATTGGCACAAGCCCTTTTGAGCAATGCTGAGGTCCCCACACCCCTCTGCCCACTGAGGGCTATACCCCCAACAGGACCAGGCAAGGGaagctgcaggggcaggggcacACCTTGCCATGCAGGGGCAGGAACTCCTCCAGGTGGCTCTCGAAGTTCCAGGCATCCAGTGGGACCTCCACCTCCCCCAGGAAGGTGTTGCGGCCAAAGCGATCGTGGTGCCACACCGAGAACTGCAGCGTCCTCGCGAGCAGGAGGGACTTGCTAATCTCATACtggggacagagaggaaaaccactgctgagcaggcagcacaggACAAATGGGAAATTTCATCAGCTACAGCTCACGAGCATGAGAGGAGACAGGCTGGAGAAGCAATGGATGTGCACAGGagctcctctttctttccacgCCTGCTGAAAGCTCAGAGTCCCAGGGCAGAGTGCAGGAGCCTGTGCTCTCCCAGCAGATGGATGGTTCTTGGAGCCAGGACTCATCCAGCCATCCCACCACAAGTAGAGCTCTGCCAGCCCACAGAGCCTCAGGTGGTCAGAGCACAAGACCTCAGCAAACCTGGCTGTGGGAGcctaaaaaccaaaccacagctCTCACTTCCTCCTGCACAAGAGTGCCCGGCCTCAGAGGTGCTCTGCCAGGCTCAGGGACAGAGCCAGCCAGCAGGGATGGTGAAGGGCAGTGCCAAATTGTTCTGTCCTGGAGCCCAGAACTGCCTTATCTCTGCCCCTGTGGTGTgctgccctccctcctgccACTGTGACCTGCCACCAGGGGCCAGGAAGCCTGAAGAATGAAACATCCAGGGTAAGCACGATGCCTTTGCTCTGGGGAGCGCCACAGGAACCAGGGACATGTCCTGGCACACGGTCACATCTGCAGCTGTGCCTCCAGCCCACCATGGCACTGGGGCTTGGCAGCAtggccacagcagagctgggagtgcAGGGATTTCAGGCTGCAGTCTCTGGACACGGGTCCTCTGCAAAGACCCCTCTGCAGCATTGGGAGCTCACCCCTCCCCTTGCTTGttccagcagcatcccctgagtagctgcagcccagcccatccccacTCACCTTCAGCAGCTCGTTGTACAGGGGATTGATGGTGTTGCGTTTGATGGTCGTCTTGCGCTTCCCTTGCCGGGATTTGTCGGGCAGGAGATAGGTCTTCACATACCTGAAGGGAGAACAGGCAGCACTTCAACAGGGCCCCCTCACAATCAATCCTCCGAGCTCCTCAGGGCAACCCCAGACCTTCTGCCCCAGCAGGACCCTCCCACTTACAGCTCCCATCTCTGGTGGGACCCCACAACCCGGCTGGGCACCACCAGCggtgccagcagctctctccCCCTGCTCTCACGGGTTGGAGCGCTTCCTGCCCTCGTCGCCGTAGGCCAGCTGGCGACACTCCTTCACGTGAATGAACAAGGTCTGTGTCTTCTGCTCGTAGCTCAGGGAGAAGGAGATGCCCCCGGTGACAGCCACGCTGCCGAAGTCGCCGGCCTCGCTGTAAATGCTGACCATGCTCCCCAGTGTGCTCTGGAAGATgtggcagggctgagctggcacAAGATCACCTGAGAGCCCCTCTTCAGCAAGGTTATTCCCTGTGCCTCTTCTGCACAGCCCCACCTGCCTCCCCGTGGCTGAGGATGGCCACAAGTACCTCCCACCCACACACAGCTGCCTGGAAGAGAGATGAGTCTTTGCATTTTGATTCCCTTCTAGGGGAAGAAGCCCCCTCACACAAGGCTCTTACCCCTTctctccaggagctgcctgccctgcctccctccACCCAGCCCTTTGGCAGTGCCTTTCTCCATCACCTCTCCCTGCAGTGGAGCGGAGCACAGCCACAGGAACTCACCGAGGAGGTGCCGCTGCGCATGCTGCCCCGGGCCACCCGCTGCCGGTGGATCTCCACCAGGTTATCgatgtcctcctcctcctcctcctgaagGAGAGAGACAAGCCGCCTGTGTGGGGAGTGCTCAGGCACAGCCAGCCAGCCACTCGGCTCCTCCACCCAGCAGCCATCCCTGTGGCACTCTGAGGGTCTCACCAGCTCCGTGTTGAGGCCAGGGACTGACTTGCTCCTGTCCCCCAAAGAGCCACCTTCCCCCACAAGGTCCTCGGGGCGCAGGTCGATCACGGACTTGGTGTAGTCTGCACAAGAGGTGGTGAGCAGGAGGCAGTGGCATGAGCAGGatcagcagagccctgctgctccctcacacaaggggctcccccagcctctcccatCTGCACTGAAAGCCCTTCACAGCCCCGGGAGGAGGAGCTGCCCACCCCGGCCGTGTCAGCACCCGCACATCTCTCACCCGCAGGCCTCACCACCCGCCGGGGGTTCTTCTTGAATATGGTTTCATGCTCACAGGCGCTGCTGCGGGTCCCCACAGTGGCATCCTGGGCAGGAAGAGTCCCttcagagcagggcagggctaGGAGCCCTGCAGGGTGCCCAGCCCCAcgccccaggacagggctgagCCTGCTGGAGCAGCGTCACGCACCCGTCCATCAGAGAACGCGTTTTTGGAGCGGAGAGGGAGCGTCAGGCTGGAGGAAGCAGGTCCTGCTGGCACAACAACCTGTTTTCCAGGGACAGCTCTCTCCAGGGAGTTCCTCCTGTGGCAGACACAGAAAGGTCTGTCCCAGGCCACAAGCACAGCGTGCAGAGCAAGTGCTGGCCAGAAGTGCCATTTGAGCTGCCTGTAGCAGCCTGGGCACAGAGGACCttcctgcccagggacaggcTTCAGCCCAGCCAGAGGAGCCAGCTTCCCCTCGCTAGACTGAGAAAAAACACACTTCAGATGAAGGTCCCCTCCTCTGCCAGCCAGTCTTGCCAAGGACAACCCACCTCAGGATCCTCTCACCTGCCCCCCACATCAGCAGGACTAGGTCTGTAGCTGTCCAGGCTCATGTTTTCCATGGACTCTGTGTCGCTTTTACCATCCCGAGGGTCTGAGACATCTGGAAACAAACTGCAGACAAGAAAACCACAGGTATGTCCTGTTTGGCGAGGAGGCCGGTCTGAGAGAGCTTCTGCACCACTGATGATCCGTGTGGAGCAGCAGATTCCTCTCAAACCCGCAGCAGATGGGAGCTGGTGCCTGGAGCATGGGGGTCAGCAGGAAATCTTACCTGGACCCCTCCCGGGGTGCAGGGGGGCTCGGCTGCCGGACTGCAGAGGAGCTTTTAGGCTCGCTGAGCTGGGCTTTCTGGAGGAGGGTTTGTCCCACAGTCTCTCTTTTGCTGGCTGGAAAGAGAGAGGCATCAGGAGGAACACTGCTCCAAGCTCAttgcctggagcaggagctgttccCATCCAGCTCCACGCTGGGCAGGGGTGCACTGGGGAAAGCTGGAGCATCCCAGATGGCTGGGCTGTGGGACACAGCATTGCTGTGGCACCCCTACCTGCCGGCCTGTGCCGCAGGGACAGCCGCACCATGTCGCTGCCCAGGTGGTTGGCGAAGCGGTTCACCCTCTGGTCATAGAACCAGTCACCCGTCGTCTTCTTcagctccctgcagggcagggggtggtgggggcagtcaggggcagcaggggctgtTTGCTGTGCCCCAACCCACCCTCGGTGCCACCTCAACCCAAGGACACAGGTACAATGGGTAAAATCAGCAGGTGACAGGGCAGAGACAATTCACCAGGCACTTGGCAGGCTCAGCTACATCCTCAGCAAACACGGGAACAAGCCAGGTTTCGTAAGACAGGGGAGGCCAAAAGGGAGGAAACCTGGGATGCTTGAAACACAGTGCAAGGGGCACTGGGGGATGCTGCAGTCAAGTCAGGGGGTGAAGGAGCAGGGTGGACATGAAGGAGACAAGAGTAGGATATGATCCATTTCTCCATCGCCCAAACATGAGAACCCTCTCCAGGAGTGACATCAGAGCAAGCTGCCCAGCACTGGAGAGGACCAGCCAGGCTAGGAAAGGCTGGCTGTGGGGCATCGAACTGAGGCAGCCGAGAAGAAGAAGGGGACAGGAGACAAGTACAGAATGTGCCTGCCACTTGTCCCGGCTACTCACGCCTCCTTGGTGCAGACTTTGCAGCGCCAGGagccgctggggctgcaggagcggCAGTCCCGACACACCAAGTGGTTGCAGCCCCGGCAAGTGTTGGCCTTGGGGCTGACTcggcccaggctctgctggcagcGGGCACAGGTCCGCTCGCTGTAGCGCTGGCTGCCCCGCTTGGCTCCCTTGCGCCGGATCTCCAGCAGCTCATTCTTGAGGCGCCTGCTCAGAGCCGACACCAGGAGCTGTCACAGGCGCCCCGGGACCCCGGGGACACCCGCACTGTCCCGCACCCACCCGCTTCAGAGCAAAGCGGGGAGCCAGCTCCTGCCCGGCTCCTGCCGCCTTCGCACCTGATCCTCCTCTCCTCGGCTTTGCGGAGCTCCTCGTCGCGCTGCAGGACCTGCAGGATCAAATCTCTCTCCGCGTCCGACAGGAAGGACAGATCCACCGCCTCCGACATCGCTCCACCCGGCCGGCCGGCCCTCCCCGGATTCCAGCTAGGGACGTGCCAGCTGTGAGCCCGGCTCTCGCCCCGCCAGGTGCCCCGTGCCCGTTCCCGGGATGGCGGCAGCCGGGACAGCGGCCCGCCCGCCGTCTGCAGCGCCCTGCCCCGGGCTGGGCTCGGGCCGCCTGccagccccgccgccccggTGACCTCAGCCGGCTCCGTGGGACCGGGCTGACGCGCAGCACCCGCGGGCGGCCCCGGCAGGAAGGAGCCGCCCCGGGCTGCCCCTCCCACGAACGCACCGGGGCTCGGAGCTGCCCGAGCCCGAGGATCCGCCGGGAGCGGACCCGcggcagggacaggagccggCTCGCAGCACCGGGACCCGGGCGGCCGCTCCAGCCTGGATGGAGCCGGAGCGCCTGCTCGGGGGTGCAGCCGCTCTCCGCTCCTGCCCGTCCCGCAGCCGCGCTCCGACGACCCtcggggaggagggggcggcgggACGGAGCCCAGGCTCCTCTCTGTCGGGGAAAGGGGGGCCGGGACCGGTGGCACTGCCGGGGCTGGGAACTTCCTCCGCCCTGGGACACCGCGGCTCGACCCCCGGACCACGGAGCGGCCACAGAGGGACCCCTGGCTCCCCCCGCGTCCCCACCAGCCGAGGGATCCCCGTCCTCCCCCGTCCGCGGAGGAGCCCTCGGTACCCCCGCCAGCGCAGCGCCGCCCGGTCCCACGATCCAGCCGGTACCTGCAGCGGCTCCGGCCGGTACCGGCAGCGGCTCCGGCGCTCCCGGCAGCGGGAGGGGAGCGAGGGAAGCGAGGGCGGTGCCGGTGCCTTAAAGGAGCCGCGCCGGGCGCACCTGCGGCACGGACGGGGCGGCCCGTGCGGGAGGCGGTGCCCGCAgcctccagccccttcccccgCCCCATCGCCCCCGGCACAGCGGCCGCTGAGCCCCGCGGGGCCCGCTGCCACACGGCCCTGACGGGTGGGCAGCTTCTCCCGAAGAGCACGGAGCGAACCGACACCCGACCCGCGGTGTCCCCCCGCATCCCCAGGGCCGTGGTGTCCTCCCGCCGCCGGGCTCCAGCCGCTGCCCTTGGCCTTCGTAGCAGAGATACGGTCCCCGCCTGCGCCTCGCCCCCCGCAGCACAGGGAACCCCCAGCACACGCGGCAGGACGAGGCGCGGGGCTCCACCCGTGGGGAGCTGGTTTCTCGCCACGCAGGACAGCTGGGTGCAGCCCCAAGGCAAACGAGAGGACGCGGCTCTGCCCACACTTTCGGCCGCACCCCAGGGACGGGAGAGCCAgaggctcccagccctgtgggaaGCGATGGGACACCGACACAGTGGAAAAAACCACACAGACATCAAAGGGCCAGCGGGAGCTTCCTCATGGGGCAGGGGAGTACACAATAAATACGTAGAGGGCTTTGGGCTTGTAGGAAGACAATGCCACAGGCTTTGCTCCCTGAGCTCCTCCACACACCACCCTAGAGCCCAAAGTCCCCAGGCCAGACCCCACACTCGCACCAGCGTTCACATTTTAATTGGACACCAGCAAGAGGTGGTGAGAAAGatctttatttctgaaaaagagCTAGGAAGAAAGTGAGATGAACAGAACTGTTTACAGTACATTAAAAAAGCATGCTGGGAAACACAAGCACAATGCTTGTCCCTGACCTGCTGAAATGAACTCAGCAGGAACCCAAGGCTTCTCAGCACTGTGGCTCTCTCCTGTGTGAAAATGGGGCTCAAGGTGCTACCACATGTCCAAGAcctgggcagagccagggcagaACACTGGAACTCTGAGCCCCAACTTCCTCCATCCTTGTCTGGATCCCGAAGGGATCTGCCATGGGAGCACAAccctgggtgccctgggcaAGGGGAGGCACTgccaggcagtgctgccaccGGGGAACCGGGGGACATAAGGCACatctgggctggcagcaggacactgctggaagcatctccctgcccctgctgctcgACACCACCCTTCCACGGGAGCTGGAGCCCCAGCGGTGCCCATGCCCTGCTAATCGGGCAGCAGTGGCCGGCACTCGAGGTCCAGCACGAGGTGATGCACGTGTGGAGCGTAGGACTTCACCACCTCCACGTGCAGGACACTGGTGCGCCACGGCCACCcgtgcagctctgccagcagcccctggatccgTGTGGCCGTGGCTTCAGCCCACCTCTGCCACTCGGGTCTGAGCCTGGCCCCCAGTGTCTCCTCCCCACCGTCCTCTGTTGGCTGCTGTGCCTCtcccccagagctggctgtCTCTGGAGAGCTGCGCTCAGCCAGCAGCACCGcgggctgcggcggggccggcgcaCGGGGAGTCTCCACATTGTGGTGGATGTGGAGAACCCCACCCGTGTTCTTCCTCAGGACGCGGCAGGCCACCGGCCAGCCTTCCTCCGAGCTGGGAATCAGCCCCAGGTTCACCCTGTCTGCCACATCCcgcagctgcagctgggaggaGACAGGAGGTGAGGGCATGCCAGCGGGGAGGGGTTCCGCGGCCAGGCGGCAGCGCTCACCTGCCGGCTGTCCCCGGCGTGGATGTGGCAGCGATCCCGCACCCCGTTCAGCACCagggtcctgtgcagggcctcCACGGCGTGGCTGTTCCACTCACAGGCATGGACAAAGGCAGCTCCCGCGTGCACCAGGAAGGGCAGTGTGAAATAGCCGATGCCTGCAGGCAGGAggtggcagtggctgagggCAGGGACATCCAGAGATCCACACTCCTGAGGGCAGGATGCACACTGCCACCCTGGCTTTCCAagtctgctctgctctgggtcGGGAAAAGCCCAAACactggaaaaatggaaatttatcCTTCCCTCTTCTGCAAAAGTAAAATCTGCCTTGAAAAATGTTCAGAGGACCTTATTTTACTTTCAGTCTTTGGCCATCCTCCTGagtatttttcattccaagctAGAAATGACATTTGATGTCTACCATCAGCACCTGCCCCGCCCCTCCTCCATCCCCGTTACCTGCATAGAGATCCACCAGGACCTCCCcggagcagggcagtgaggcCACACGCAGCTTCTCCGTGATGTTCCCCGGGGAGAACATGCACTTGGTCACGTCAAAGGTGTACCTGGAAGACCCCACACGGGTGAGGGCAGTcccttccccagagcagccacatcctgcagctcctgcccaccTGATCCCGTTGTCCACATGCTCCACCCAGCCGTGCTGGCCCAGCAGCAGGGTGACACGGGGGGTCCGCATCCCATCCGGCATCACCCGTCCTCTCCTGGCCACC
Encoded proteins:
- the SRPX2 gene encoding sushi repeat-containing protein SRPX2 isoform X1, with the translated sequence MAQEAAPVLLVVLARLVSSTWHEGSGYYLESRTNEVYAEEAAPEPALDYRRVPQWCATLIIHRGEAACYSPRGGSYRSSLGTRCELSCARGYRLQGPSTVQCLPSRHWSGMPYCRQIRCHVLPAVLRGSYVCSAGVQMDSRCDYTCLPGYQLEGDRSRVCMEDGRWSGSEPVCVDLEPPKIRCPDSRERIAEPGKLTATVYWDPPRVRDSADGVIKRVMLRGPEPGSEFPEGEHVIRYTAYDQAYNRASCKFSIRVQVRRCPVLKPPQNGYISCTSDGNNYGATCEYLCDGGYERQGTSLRVCQSTQQWTGSQPLCAPMQINTDVSSAASLLDQFHEKRRLFVISAPDPSNRYYKMQISMLQQAACGLDLRHITTVELLGQPPHEVGRIREHRLSLGIIEELRRFLHLTRSHFNAVLLDKAGTDRERYISPVSPDELFVFIDTYLLSEREAARRAQSGDPCE
- the SYTL4 gene encoding synaptotagmin-like protein 4, translated to MSEAVDLSFLSDAERDLILQVLQRDEELRKAEERRIRRLKNELLEIRRKGAKRGSQRYSERTCARCQQSLGRVSPKANTCRGCNHLVCRDCRSCSPSGSWRCKVCTKEAELKKTTGDWFYDQRVNRFANHLGSDMVRLSLRHRPAASKRETVGQTLLQKAQLSEPKSSSAVRQPSPPAPREGSSLFPDVSDPRDGKSDTESMENMSLDSYRPSPADVGGRRNSLERAVPGKQVVVPAGPASSSLTLPLRSKNAFSDGRDATVGTRSSACEHETIFKKNPRRVVRPADYTKSVIDLRPEDLVGEGGSLGDRSKSVPGLNTELEEEEEDIDNLVEIHRQRVARGSMRSGTSSSTLGSMVSIYSEAGDFGSVAVTGGISFSLSYEQKTQTLFIHVKECRQLAYGDEGRKRSNPYVKTYLLPDKSRQGKRKTTIKRNTINPLYNELLKYEISKSLLLARTLQFSVWHHDRFGRNTFLGEVEVPLDAWNFESHLEEFLPLHGKVGADAAGLHQYKGELVVSMKYIPSAKHPGAGNGRKGKTGEGGELQVWIKEAKNLTAAKSGGTSDSFVKGYLLPHKNKASKRKTPVVKKTLNPHYNHTFVYNGVNPEDLQHICLELTVWDREPLSSNDFLGGVRLGVGNGMSNGQAVDWMDSTGEELNLWQKMCQYPGSWAEGTLQLRSSMAKLRL
- the SRPX2 gene encoding sushi repeat-containing protein SRPX2 isoform X2, which gives rise to MSYPAACSSLPPSPGSGYYLESRTNEVYAEEAAPEPALDYRRVPQWCATLIIHRGEAACYSPRGGSYRSSLGTRCELSCARGYRLQGPSTVQCLPSRHWSGMPYCRQIRCHVLPAVLRGSYVCSAGVQMDSRCDYTCLPGYQLEGDRSRVCMEDGRWSGSEPVCVDLEPPKIRCPDSRERIAEPGKLTATVYWDPPRVRDSADGVIKRVMLRGPEPGSEFPEGEHVIRYTAYDQAYNRASCKFSIRVQVRRCPVLKPPQNGYISCTSDGNNYGATCEYLCDGGYERQGTSLRVCQSTQQWTGSQPLCAPMQINTDVSSAASLLDQFHEKRRLFVISAPDPSNRYYKMQISMLQQAACGLDLRHITTVELLGQPPHEVGRIREHRLSLGIIEELRRFLHLTRSHFNAVLLDKAGTDRERYISPVSPDELFVFIDTYLLSEREAARRAQSGDPCE